The Clostridium chauvoei genome has a window encoding:
- a CDS encoding energy-coupling factor transporter transmembrane component T family protein has protein sequence MNEKMLGYINEDSIIHNLTGATKLICFILWTLISMLTYDTRVLMVMFILSIGIFKISKIKFKDVSFIFYFILFFLILNNIAIFIFSPYEGVNIYSTRHDILNLIGPYNITLEQLFYQFNVTIKYFSVIPMALLFISTTEPSEFAASLNKIGVSYKIAYSVSIALRYIPDIQRDYQDISFAQQARGIDMSKKEKFLKRIKNMASILMPLIFSSLDRIESITSAMELRGFGNKKNRTWYNSNKFKRNDYIAVLIVMVLFVISLIITKNNGNRFYNPFI, from the coding sequence ATGAATGAAAAGATGTTAGGATATATAAATGAAGATTCTATAATTCATAATTTAACAGGAGCAACAAAACTTATATGTTTTATATTATGGACACTAATTTCAATGTTAACTTATGATACGAGGGTATTAATGGTAATGTTTATTTTAAGTATAGGTATATTTAAAATATCAAAAATAAAATTTAAGGATGTTTCATTTATATTTTATTTTATATTATTCTTTTTAATATTAAATAATATAGCTATTTTTATATTTTCACCTTATGAAGGAGTTAATATTTATAGTACAAGACATGATATATTAAATTTAATAGGGCCTTATAATATAACGTTAGAGCAATTATTTTATCAATTTAACGTAACAATTAAATATTTTTCAGTTATTCCAATGGCTTTATTATTTATATCAACTACAGAACCAAGTGAATTTGCAGCATCTTTAAATAAAATAGGAGTAAGTTATAAAATAGCCTATTCTGTTTCTATAGCATTAAGATATATACCTGATATACAAAGGGATTATCAAGATATTTCCTTTGCTCAACAAGCAAGAGGGATAGATATGTCTAAAAAGGAAAAGTTTTTAAAAAGAATAAAAAATATGGCATCAATACTTATGCCACTTATATTTTCAAGTTTAGATAGAATAGAAAGTATAACATCAGCTATGGAGCTTAGAGGTTTTGGAAATAAGAAAAATCGTACATGGTACAATTCAAATAAATTTAAAAGAAATGATTACATAGCAGTATTAATAGTGATGGTATTGTTTGTAATATCATTAATTATAACTAAAAATAATGGAAATAGATTTTATAACCCATTTATATAA
- a CDS encoding CPBP family intramembrane glutamic endopeptidase yields MKGKIKSLLAGIGYFFLMLIIQGIVGGFAGAIIGFKMQTQGEAMNMDIITERMSSVLVYVGLIASILTVLILWVIFSCRKLNLKKEILLRSTKNSNLLSAAILGIFIWLVNTSWMDILQGLGKFQGAFEKMQDITGGLVEGNIFVVILVAGIIIPFSEEVIFRGCIFRALNKNMNIVATIIIQAILFGLAHGNLIQGMYTIPLGIILGYVVYRCNSIVPSMIIHMVNNIVAVVISMALSGIEITLPIIIVMLVIGLIGVVLALRFIIKNNPKNKNDYLEVDNTSI; encoded by the coding sequence ATGAAGGGTAAAATAAAAAGTTTATTAGCGGGTATTGGATATTTCTTTTTAATGCTTATAATCCAAGGAATCGTAGGTGGTTTTGCTGGAGCTATAATAGGTTTTAAAATGCAAACACAAGGTGAAGCTATGAATATGGATATTATAACAGAAAGGATGAGTTCAGTTCTTGTTTATGTCGGACTTATAGCATCAATTTTAACGGTACTTATATTGTGGGTGATATTTTCCTGTAGAAAGTTAAATTTAAAAAAGGAGATATTATTAAGAAGTACAAAGAATTCTAATCTTTTATCAGCAGCTATATTAGGAATTTTTATATGGCTAGTTAATACTTCATGGATGGACATATTACAAGGGCTTGGAAAATTCCAAGGTGCTTTTGAAAAGATGCAAGATATAACTGGTGGTTTAGTTGAGGGAAACATATTCGTAGTTATTCTTGTAGCTGGAATTATAATTCCATTTAGTGAAGAAGTTATATTTAGAGGATGTATATTTAGAGCTTTAAATAAAAATATGAATATAGTAGCTACAATAATAATACAAGCTATATTATTCGGCCTAGCACATGGAAATTTAATTCAAGGAATGTACACAATACCTTTAGGTATAATATTAGGGTATGTAGTTTATAGATGTAATTCAATAGTGCCATCTATGATAATTCATATGGTAAATAATATTGTAGCCGTAGTTATTTCGATGGCGTTATCAGGAATAGAAATAACATTACCAATAATTATAGTAATGTTGGTTATAGGCTTGATAGGAGTAGTATTAGCATTAAGGTTTATAATAAAGAATAATCCTAAAAATAAAAATGATTATCTAGAAGTTGATAATACATCAATATAA
- a CDS encoding DeoR/GlpR family DNA-binding transcription regulator, with amino-acid sequence MFAEERLEEILKLVNKEGKVFVKDLSIKFNVSEGMIRKDLQRLENKGSIKRTYGGAISNRNITINSNINNRIKENTETKLKIAKKAFDIISDNDTIFLDISSINYNLASLIANSTKKLTLITSMSAIPPLFNSNSTCTLIVIGGVYNKDLGGCIGSETINTLRKYRFNKAFIGSCGVNLSNSTLCNFDLEEGNTKQAILSSSRDSYLLIENEKFYHDGVYTFATLDDIDSIITESTPSNEVIEVLQGHNISIF; translated from the coding sequence ATGTTTGCAGAAGAACGCTTAGAGGAAATCCTAAAATTAGTTAATAAAGAAGGTAAAGTTTTTGTAAAAGACCTTAGCATTAAATTTAATGTATCAGAAGGAATGATAAGAAAAGACTTGCAAAGATTAGAAAATAAAGGTTCTATAAAGAGAACTTATGGTGGTGCCATATCCAATCGCAATATCACAATAAATTCTAATATAAATAATAGGATAAAAGAAAATACTGAAACTAAATTAAAAATTGCTAAAAAAGCTTTTGATATCATTAGCGATAATGATACTATCTTCTTAGATATATCTAGTATAAATTATAACTTAGCATCACTAATTGCTAATAGTACTAAGAAATTAACTTTAATAACATCAATGAGTGCTATACCCCCTTTATTTAACTCTAATTCTACTTGTACTTTAATTGTTATAGGCGGTGTTTATAATAAAGACCTTGGAGGTTGTATTGGATCTGAAACTATTAATACTTTAAGAAAATATAGATTTAATAAAGCTTTTATAGGTAGTTGTGGAGTTAATCTATCTAATAGTACTCTATGTAATTTTGATTTAGAAGAAGGAAATACAAAACAAGCTATATTATCATCAAGTAGAGATTCTTATCTTCTTATCGAAAATGAAAAATTCTATCATGATGGAGTTTATACCTTTGCTACCTTAGATGATATTGATTCAATTATTACTGAATCAACTCCTAGTAATGAAGTAATTGAAGTATTACAGGGTCATAATATATCAATTTTTTAA
- a CDS encoding transaldolase family protein, whose translation MVYMIDIANINEIKEAKEYYPLCGVTTNPSSIAKEGRNSIELLKEIRKVIGNDAMIHVQVLSTKAENMIEDAEYLKSNLQGNIYISIPVIKEGIKAIKILKNRGYKITATAIVTVQQGLMAAMAGADYIVPYINEIDNLNGGGVGVVEALVNLIKEYKLDTKVLSSSFKSTNQVNNIINGGGHAISLNKEIFDNLLDHPMTDLCVEGFIEDWKKTFGVSMIL comes from the coding sequence ATGGTATATATGATAGATATAGCAAATATTAATGAAATAAAGGAAGCGAAAGAATATTATCCATTATGTGGAGTAACGACTAATCCAAGCAGTATTGCAAAAGAAGGAAGAAATTCTATAGAGTTATTAAAAGAAATAAGAAAAGTAATAGGAAATGATGCAATGATTCATGTACAAGTTTTATCAACAAAAGCAGAAAACATGATAGAAGATGCAGAGTATTTAAAAAGCAACCTTCAAGGAAATATATATATATCAATTCCAGTTATAAAAGAAGGAATTAAGGCAATTAAAATATTAAAAAATAGAGGTTATAAAATAACTGCAACAGCTATAGTTACTGTACAACAAGGACTTATGGCAGCTATGGCAGGAGCAGATTATATAGTTCCTTATATAAATGAAATTGATAATTTAAATGGAGGTGGAGTAGGGGTTGTAGAAGCGTTAGTTAATTTAATAAAAGAATATAAATTAGATACTAAGGTTTTGTCATCTTCATTTAAAAGTACTAATCAAGTAAATAATATAATTAATGGAGGTGGACATGCAATTAGCTTAAATAAAGAGATTTTTGATAATTTATTAGATCATCCTATGACTGATTTATGTGTTGAAGGTTTTATTGAAGATTGGAAGAAAACCTTTGGAGTGAGTATGATACTTTAA
- a CDS encoding HAD family hydrolase — translation MIKLIATDMDGTLLNSKDEINPEFYDVFKKLREKNIIFAAASGRQYYNLLKRFDAVKDDMLFIAENGTFVMCKGEELLVNALDKAVALELIEIGRSIKDCYVIVCGKNSAYVESTDERFINETKKYYERYEIVEDVTKIEDDILKVTICDLAGAEINSNKYFKKFRQSLQVTVSGEIWLDMTAKGVNKGVAIRKLQEILNIKHEETMVFGDYLNDLEMMESAYHSYAMENAHEDLKKVARFTTKSNDDNGVVLAIKEAIEI, via the coding sequence ATGATTAAACTTATAGCAACAGATATGGATGGAACATTACTAAATAGTAAAGATGAAATAAATCCAGAATTTTATGATGTTTTTAAAAAGTTAAGAGAAAAGAATATAATTTTTGCAGCAGCCAGTGGAAGACAATATTATAATCTTTTAAAAAGATTTGATGCAGTAAAAGATGATATGCTATTTATAGCGGAGAATGGAACTTTTGTAATGTGCAAAGGAGAAGAACTTTTAGTAAATGCATTAGATAAAGCTGTAGCTTTAGAGTTAATTGAAATAGGGAGATCAATAAAAGATTGCTATGTTATTGTTTGTGGTAAAAATTCTGCTTATGTTGAAAGTACTGATGAAAGGTTTATAAATGAAACCAAGAAGTACTATGAAAGATATGAAATAGTAGAAGATGTTACTAAAATAGAAGATGATATATTAAAGGTAACTATATGTGATTTAGCTGGAGCAGAAATAAATAGTAATAAATATTTTAAAAAATTTAGACAGTCTCTTCAAGTAACTGTTTCAGGTGAAATTTGGCTAGATATGACAGCTAAAGGTGTAAATAAAGGTGTAGCTATAAGAAAACTACAAGAAATATTAAATATAAAGCATGAAGAAACAATGGTATTTGGTGATTACTTAAATGATTTAGAGATGATGGAAAGTGCATATCATAGTTATGCAATGGAAAATGCTCATGAAGATTTAAAAAAGGTAGCAAGATTTACAACTAAAAGCAATGATGATAACGGAGTTGTTTTAGCTATAAAAGAAGCTATTGAAATTTAA
- a CDS encoding MarR family winged helix-turn-helix transcriptional regulator: MDTIDLTKISDSLFKMLFQLNKKVFNQDEIIKRIPMPPSHVKVIFHLIHTGPSSVSQIAQNLCISKPNMTPIIDKLISEDLVTRYEDPKDRRIIRIELTKKATILFEEHKQRIKDMLLKKISNLCEEDLLILESSINNLTNIVSKLD; this comes from the coding sequence ATGGATACTATTGACTTAACTAAAATATCTGACTCTTTATTTAAAATGTTATTCCAATTAAATAAAAAAGTATTTAATCAAGATGAAATTATAAAAAGAATACCAATGCCACCTTCACATGTAAAAGTTATATTTCATCTTATTCATACTGGACCATCCTCTGTTTCACAAATAGCACAAAACCTTTGTATATCAAAACCTAATATGACACCTATTATAGATAAATTAATATCAGAAGATTTAGTTACTAGATATGAGGACCCTAAGGATAGAAGAATTATTAGAATTGAATTAACTAAAAAAGCTACTATTTTATTTGAAGAGCATAAACAAAGAATTAAAGATATGCTACTAAAAAAAATTTCTAATCTTTGTGAAGAGGACTTATTAATTCTTGAAAGTTCAATAAATAATCTTACTAATATAGTCTCTAAATTAGACTAA
- a CDS encoding ABC transporter ATP-binding protein codes for MLKLIKYLKNSIVSILLIIGLLIIQAVCDLSLPDYTSNIVNIGIQQGGIENAVPSIIRKSEFEKILLFVKDEDKDIIESNYKLLDKNNLTDEEYNEEVKAYPELDKQALYKINTEDKKIIEELDLKLSKPILILSGIENSNKEGDGENKDMGFNMEQAINLPPGMDMIKALQMMPKEKLNSIKSDMYEKLKDMPDSIASQSAVSYIKSEYSAIGINTDKLQSNYILYSGAIMVVIALVSMAATVTVGYLGAKVAAKLGRDLRGRVFRKVVSFSNTELDKFSTASLITRSTNDIQQIQMLMVMLLRVVFYAPILGVGGIIKVLNTDTSMAWIIAVAVVSILSLVLVLFGVAIPKFKAVQKLIDKVNLVTRETLTGMLVIRAFSTQKHEEKRFDKANKDLTKTNLFVNRIMSIMMPMMMLIMNCITVLIVWNGSHAVDSGAMQVGNMMAFIQYTMQIIMSFLMISMVSIMLPRASVSAGRIDEVLTTELVIENPKKEEEFKKDKRGLVEFKNVSFRYPNAEEDVLSNITFTANPGETTAFIGSTGSGKSTLINLIPRFYDVTAGEILVDGVNVKDVKQHNLREKIGYVPQKGVLFSGTIESNLKYAGKNITKEQVEKAAQIAQANEFIMAKPGGFETEISQGGTNVSGGQKQRLSIARAIAKNPDIFIFDDSFSALDFKTDSALRKALNEEISESTILIVAQRISTILHANKIVVIDEGKIVGIGTHKELLKNCEVYKQIALSQLSKEELANE; via the coding sequence ATGTTAAAATTAATCAAGTATTTAAAGAATTCAATAGTTTCGATTTTACTTATAATTGGATTACTTATAATTCAAGCAGTTTGTGATTTATCTTTACCTGATTATACTTCTAATATAGTTAATATTGGAATACAGCAAGGTGGAATAGAAAATGCAGTACCTAGTATAATTAGAAAAAGTGAATTCGAAAAGATTCTTTTATTTGTTAAGGATGAAGATAAAGATATAATTGAAAGCAATTATAAATTATTAGATAAAAATAATCTTACAGATGAGGAATATAATGAGGAAGTTAAAGCTTATCCAGAGCTTGATAAACAAGCTTTATATAAGATTAACACAGAAGATAAAAAAATAATTGAAGAGTTAGACTTAAAGTTAAGTAAACCAATTCTTATATTATCAGGAATTGAAAATTCCAATAAAGAGGGGGATGGTGAAAATAAAGATATGGGCTTTAATATGGAACAAGCAATAAATCTTCCGCCAGGAATGGATATGATAAAAGCTTTACAAATGATGCCCAAGGAAAAATTAAATTCAATAAAAAGTGATATGTATGAAAAGTTAAAGGATATGCCAGATAGTATAGCATCACAATCAGCAGTTTCATATATAAAAAGTGAATATTCTGCTATAGGTATAAATACAGATAAGCTTCAAAGTAATTATATACTTTATTCAGGAGCAATAATGGTCGTTATAGCTTTAGTAAGTATGGCAGCTACAGTAACTGTTGGATATCTAGGAGCTAAGGTTGCTGCAAAATTAGGTAGAGATCTTAGGGGGAGAGTATTTAGAAAGGTTGTATCTTTTTCAAATACAGAGTTAGATAAGTTTTCAACAGCATCACTTATTACTCGTAGTACAAATGATATTCAACAAATACAAATGCTTATGGTTATGCTTTTAAGAGTAGTATTTTATGCACCAATTTTAGGTGTAGGTGGAATTATAAAAGTTCTTAATACGGATACATCAATGGCGTGGATAATTGCAGTTGCAGTAGTTTCAATATTAAGCTTAGTCTTAGTATTATTTGGTGTTGCAATTCCTAAATTTAAAGCAGTACAAAAGCTTATAGATAAAGTAAATCTTGTAACTCGTGAAACTTTAACAGGTATGTTAGTAATTCGTGCATTTAGTACACAAAAGCATGAGGAAAAGAGATTTGATAAAGCTAATAAAGACTTAACTAAAACAAATCTTTTTGTTAACCGTATAATGTCTATAATGATGCCAATGATGATGCTTATAATGAACTGTATTACTGTTTTAATTGTTTGGAATGGATCACATGCTGTGGATTCAGGTGCAATGCAAGTTGGAAATATGATGGCATTTATACAATATACAATGCAAATAATCATGTCATTTTTAATGATATCAATGGTATCTATAATGCTTCCACGTGCTTCAGTTTCAGCAGGTCGTATAGATGAAGTATTAACAACGGAGCTTGTAATAGAAAATCCAAAGAAGGAAGAAGAATTTAAAAAAGATAAAAGAGGATTAGTTGAATTTAAAAATGTTTCATTTAGATATCCTAATGCAGAAGAGGATGTATTAAGTAATATTACATTTACAGCAAATCCAGGGGAAACCACAGCATTTATAGGTAGCACAGGTAGCGGTAAGTCAACTCTTATAAACTTAATACCTCGTTTTTATGATGTTACAGCAGGTGAAATTCTAGTAGATGGTGTAAATGTAAAAGATGTAAAACAACATAACTTAAGAGAAAAAATAGGATATGTTCCACAAAAGGGAGTATTATTCTCAGGAACTATAGAAAGTAACTTAAAGTACGCTGGGAAAAATATAACAAAAGAACAAGTAGAAAAAGCAGCACAAATAGCTCAAGCAAATGAATTTATAATGGCAAAACCAGGAGGCTTTGAAACAGAAATATCACAAGGTGGTACAAATGTATCAGGAGGTCAGAAACAGAGACTTTCAATAGCAAGAGCAATAGCCAAAAATCCAGATATATTTATATTTGATGATAGCTTCTCAGCTTTAGATTTTAAAACGGACTCAGCATTAAGAAAGGCTTTAAATGAAGAAATATCTGAAAGTACTATATTAATAGTAGCTCAAAGAATAAGTACTATATTACATGCAAATAAAATAGTAGTTATTGATGAAGGTAAGATTGTTGGAATTGGAACACATAAAGAGTTACTAAAAAATTGTGAAGTGTACAAACAAATAGCTTTATCACAACTGTCAAAGGAGGAGCTAGCTAATGAGTAA